The genomic region CGGGCCTCGTCACCAATCGCCAGTTCCTGTCGTCGCTTTGCAATCTTGAAGCTTTCCGCACGGGCGATGTCGATACGGGCCTGATCGGGCGCGAGGCGGCGGCGCTTTTCACCGCTGAGCCACCTTCGGATATTGCCTTTGCGCTGGCCGCGCTTGGTGCGCTCGACCTTCTGGATGCGCCGCAAGAAGGTGATCCCCCACGTGATCCATGGACGAACTTGCGCGGGTTCCGGCTGTGGGGCGAGGCATCGCGCTCGATTCTGCTCGATCATCACGGCGAGCGCCGCGTGGTCAGCTTTACGGCCAGAGGCGGCCGGCATTTCGGCTTCGCCTTCGGCGAACTGGAAATCCGTGCCCATGAAAACGGGCTGGTTCGTTTTGCTGTCGATGGCCGCATGAGGGAGGCATCGGTCTCGCGCATCAGGCATGATGTGACGGTGCAATTCGAGGGCCGGGACACCATATTTCATCATGTGCAGTCGCTGGGCGCGGAAGAGGATGCTTCGAGCGAAAGCCGCATCCTGTCGCCGATGCCGGGGCGGGTAGCGCTGGTTTCCGTCGTGGAAGGTGCAAGCGTCGCCAAGGGCGATCCGCTGGTGACGATCGAGGCGATGAAGATGGAACTGTCACTGACCGCGCCGCGAGACGGCAAGATTGCATCCGTAACCGTTGTGGCGGGCGATCAGGTCAGTGAAGGTGCATTGCTGGTCGAGTTGGAGGAGCAACATGGCTGAACACGTGGAAATCGTTGAAATGGCTGCGCGTGATGGCCTGCAGAATGAGAAGCGGTTTGTGCCGACAGCCGACAAGATCGCGCTGATCGACCGCCTGTCCGATTGCGGCTATTCTCGCATCGAGGCGACAAGCTTCGTCAGCCCCAAATGGGTGCCGCAACTGGCCGACAGCACGGAAGTGATGGCCGGGATCAGGCGCGCCGACAGCGTGCGTTATTCGGCGCTGGTGCCCAACATGAAGGGCTATGAGGGTGCTGCTGCCGCCAATGTCGATGAGATTGCGGTTTTCATTTCCGCCTCGGAAGGTTTTTCAAAGGCCAATATCAACTGCTCAATCGCGGAAAGCATCGAGCGCCTGTCTCCGGTCATCGGCGCGGCCATCAATGACGGCCTGGCCATTCGCGGCTATGTGAGCTGCGTGGTCGAATGCCCGTATGATGGGCCGGTGGCCCCGCAGGCGGTTGCCGATGTGACCGAGCAGCTCTTTTCGCTCGGCTGTCACGAGGTGAGCCTTGGCGACACCATCGGGCGCGGCACGCGGGACAAGGTTGCCGCCATGCTCGATGCCGTGCTGTCCATCGCACCGGCGCACAGCCTTGCCGGTCATTATCACGACACTGGCGGGCGGGCGCTCGACAATATCCGCGTCAGCCTGGAAAAAGGCCTGCGCGTGTTCGATGCATCGGTTGGCGGTCTTGGCGGCTGCCCTTTTGCGCCGGGCGCGAGGGGCAATGTCGATACGGTTGCCGTTGTCGAAATGCTGCATGGATCAGGGTTTGAAACCGGCCTTGATCTGGACAAGCTGAAGCAGGCTTCCCTGTTCGCGCAAAGCCTGCGTCAGGATAAAGCCGCATGAAGGATTTCGAGACGCTTCAAATCGCTGTCGATCAGCGCGGCGTCGCGACGCTGACGCTCAACCGGCCCGACCAGCATAATGCCCTGTCCGGCCTGATGATCGATGAGTTGACGACGGCAGCGCTGCAACTGGCGGATAATGAAGCCGTCCGCATCGTGATCCTGACCGGCGCGGGCGCGAGCTTTTGCGCGGGCGGCGACCTTGGCTGGATGCAGGAACAGGTCAAGGCGACGCGCACGCAGCGCATCGAGGAGGCGCGCAAGCTTGCCCTCATGCTGAAAGCGCTGCGCGACCTGCCGAAGCCCTTGATCGGTCGCATCAACGGGCAGGCCTATGGCGGTGGCGTTGGCCTCATCAGCGTGTGCGATGCGGCAATCAGTATTTCCGGCGCGCGCTTCGGGCTGACGGAAACGAAGCTTGCCCTGATACCGGCCACCATCAGCCCCTATGTGGTGGCGCGTATCGGCCAGGCCAACGCGCTGCGCACATTCACCTCGGCGCGGCTGTTCGATGCCGAGGAGGGGCGGCGCATCGGCCTGTTGCACGATGTGGTCGAGGCGGAGCGTCTTGATGCGGCGGTGGAGGCGGAGATCAAACCCTATTTCGCCACCGCGCCCGCAGCCGTTGCAGCATCCAAGCGGCTGGTCCATGCGCTGGGCGCGCCGATCGACGAGGCGGTGATCGACATGACGCTTACCCGCCTTGCCGACACATGGGAGACACCGGAGGCCGCGGAAGGGATCGCGGCCTTTTTTGCGAAGAGATCACCATCATGGAAGAAGGAGGGAGGAGCCAGTTAGGAGGAGGCGGTTTTTCGTTGTATTTGCGGGTACTTGGCCCCTTGCAATCGGAAGCCGGAAATGCATTCTTATTACATCATGAAAGCTCGCTCCCGTTCCGGAGCATGATTCCGAAAGGGCGAATGCTATTTCGGATAATATTATGGCTCCGGCCTCTTCGAGGCGGCGGTGTCGCGTGCTTTGAAGCGCATCCCGAAAAGTGTGAAACGGTTTTCGGGCAAGATGCGCGTTGATGCATATGATTTGGAGCGTCTGGCGCTCTGAATCACCCCTTTGAGATCATGCGATGAACAAAAGGGAGGGCCCGGCAATTCGGCAGCGCGGATGCGCTGAGATTTGACCGGCATGGGTTGTCTCGGGGCCGTCGGAGGACGCTGCCCCACCAAAGGAGAAAAAGAATGAACCTGAAACTTCTGTCCAGCGTGGCTTTCGCAGCTACACTCGGCTTTGCTAGCGCCGCCTATGCAGACATCACCATCGGCGTCGTTGCACCGCTGACCGGTCCTGTCGCCGCTTTCGGTGACCAGGTGAAGAAGGGCGCGGAAACCGCCGTCGAAGTCATCAACAAGGCTGGCGGCATCAAGGGCGAGAAAGTCGTTCTGAAGTTTGCCGACGATGCCGGTGAACCGAAGCAGGGCGTTTCCGCCGCCAACCAGATCGTCGGCGACGGCATCAAGTTCGTTGTCGGCCCGGTCACGACCGGCGTCGCCATTCCGGTTTCCGACGTTTTCGCGGAAAACAACGTCCTGATGGTCACCCCGACCGCCACCGGCCCGGACCTGACCGCGCGCAATCTGGAAAACGTGTTCCGCACCTGCGGCCGCGACGACCAGCAGGCCGAAGTCATGGCCGATTACGTCCTGAAGAACATGAAGGACAAGAAGGTCGCCGTGATCCACGACAAGGGTGCCTATGGCAAGGGTCTGGCCGACGCTTTCAAGGCGGCGATCAACAAGGGTGGCGTCACGGAAGTGCATTATGATTCCGTCACGCCGGGCGACAAGGATTTCTCCGCGCTCGTCACCAAGCTTAAGTCTGCCGGTGCCGAAGTGGTCTATTTCGGCGGCTACCATGCCGAAGGCGGTCTCCTGTCGCGCCAGCTGCACGATGCCGGTCTCCAGGCCCTGGTTCTCGGCGGCGAAGGCCTGTCCAACACCGAATATTGGGCAATCGGCGGCACCAACGCGCAGGGCACGCTCTTCACCAACGCCAAGGACGCCACCAAGAACCCGGCCTCCAAGGATGCCATCGAGGCACTGAAGGCCAAGAACATCCCGGCTGAAGCCTTCACCATGAACGCCTATGCCGCCGTGGAAGTCATCAAGGCTGGCATCGAACGCGCCGGCTCCGCCGATGACTCGGCTGCCGTCGCCAAGGCTCTGCATGACGGCAAGCCGATCGAAACGGCCATCGGCACGCTGACCTACGGCGCCAGCGGCGACCTCAGCTCGCCGAGCTTCGACATCTTCAAGTGGGATGGCGGCAAGATCGTCGGCCTCGAATAAGGTCATTGCCTGAAAGAGAGCGCATCCCGAAAACTGTGAAACGGTTTTCGGATAGGATGCGCAGCCCAAGTAAACAGAAAACGCCGGGGTTTCGCCCCGGCGTTTTGCGTTTGTGGAGCGGCAGGGTCAGGAGCCGGTATAACCCGAGTTCGGCTTCGATAGCCTCGAATGTCTTTTCCATCGCATAGGTTGGGCTCAGCGGAAAACCGAAATGCCCGTAGGCGATGGACAATTGTCGTTCGGCCTTGCTCTCGCTGCCCTTGGCGATTGCCGCCACATAGAGCGCGGCAGCAAGCCCCGTGCGGTCGGAGCCTGATTTGCAATGGATGAGCACCGGCTTTTCCGCATTCTGCATCAGCGCGATCAACTGTCTGGTCTGTGCAGGATTGAGTTGCTTGCTGGATGACATTGCGAAATCGGTGTGGCTGATGCCGAGCGTCTTCGCGGCGGCGATCTCCTCATCGTACCATTTCGATCCGGGTTCGGCGCCGCGCAGATTGATGATCGTCTTTATGCCGTAAAGCTTCTGCATTGACGCGATGCGCGCGGGATCGGGCTGGTTGGAGCGATAGGCCTGCCCGACGACGATGGCGTGGATATTGCCCTTATATTGCAGCGTATAGAGATAGCCGCCCATGACGCTTCCGCCGATGAGCAGCCCAAGCCCGGCCAGCCGGACGTAAGTAAAGGACCAATCGATATATCTGCGAAAGAACGACATAATGGCCTCATCCGAATGAAAGAATATAATAAAATAAACCGCGCAGAAATTTTCTTCTTGGTTTTCGCGGAAAATATACTAAGAATTTGACCTAATCTTGTCCTTGGAGGCAAGAGTTTGATGTTTATGTTTAAGTTATTTTTTAATTAGGGTCCCGCAGTTACGTGCGGGAAATTTGTTGGAACAGGCGTCTGTCCGGTGTGGGGTGTCGGTTGAACGGGCGGTTTTTCGTGGCTTAAGCTTCGGTTAACCATGTCTGTTTAATCTGTGACCGTGGATGGGGCAGTTAGCGGAGCAGGTTTATGCAGCGCTACAGATTTGACGATAAAAGAATTCTGATCGAGGCAATTGTTGAGTTACTCAACCGGGGCGTTGAGCCCGACGAACTCGATCTCGTATTGAGCCGGATCGGTCCGGTCGATCTCGATTTGATGCGGCAATGCCTGATCGAGGTATGGAACTACAATCATCCCGAACTGGCTGAAGCGCCGATGGCGGCCTGACGGCAAGTTCTGCGGGACAGGCATCGAACCGCGAAGCGGGGTGAATGCCGACGGAATTGAGCGCGATGCGGCGCTCGCACGGGAATACGGCAGTTGCCGGCACGGTTTGGGGCCGAAACTGTCGGGGCAGGGCCGGGTTGGACCGGTTTTGGAGCAATCTGGCCACTGCCCGCAATGTCATATTCCTGAAACGCAGACGGGTTATATCCATATGCGTATCGGGAATTCACTTGGGATCGTGATCACGGATGTACTGGCGCAACTCAGGTGAAAGCGGAAGGTCGGGTTCAGCCCGGCCTTTTTCGCGTCGAGCGCATGTCTCCCGAAAGCGGGAGCTGCCTTCGAATTTTTGCTGAAAATGCTTTATGAAAGACATTGCCTGCCGCCATTTCCGGAGGCGGCGCGATCTTCTTCTGTCAGGAAAGCGGTTCATGATACGCCATATCGTCCTCATCAAATTCAGGCCCGAACTCGAAGCCGCGCAGATCGAAGAGAGGTTGCAGTCGGTCGTCGCGCTCAAGGACAAGATCGGCGGCATCCTGTCGGTCACGGCAGGCGAAAACAACAGTCCTGAAAATCTTGAAAAGGGATTTCGCCACGGCTTCGTCGTGGATTTCGCGGATGGCGCGGCGCGTGACGCCTATCTTCCGCATCCCGAACACGCAAAGGTCGGCAAAAGCCTGGTCGAAGCAGCCGAGGGCGGCATCGAGGGCATATTGGTGTTCGACTACGCGATCTGAGTTTTGCCGAGCCACGCGGCGTGGCTCGGACGGCGCCCAGCATTTCCAGCAAAAGTGGGAAACGGTTTTGCGCTCGGTAAAGCCAATAGCGAAAACGGTTCTGAAGATTCTGTCAGAACAAGAACAAGGCTAAAGCACCAGCCCGCCCACGCCCATGCGGGACAGGTCGTCGGCGGTAAGCGCAATCCCCGCCATCAGGCGATCCAGTACCCGGTCGAGACTGTTTTCGCGGGCGCTGCGCGCCGATCCGGGCGCGGCGACAATATATTTGCCGTCGTGCTGGCCCAGAACCAGCAGATTGCCGGGATCGACCGGCATGCCGATGCGCAGGATTTCGCCGCCCGAAATGCGGATCGATTGCGGCACGATATCCGCCTCGTCGGCAACCGCCGAAGCGCTGAAAATCACGATGATGTCGCAGGCCCTGCCCACGTCCGCGATGGCCGAAGCCAGCGCCGCCTGATCGTGCGCGACGCGCTTTTCGCAAACAAGCGTCCCGCCATTGCGGACCGCACGCTTTTCCATCAGCTCGCGGGTCTTCTCCAGAACCGTCTCGCGTATGGAAGGAAGGCGCGACTGGATCAGGCCGATCCGCGCGCCATTGAAGGCGCAGACATGCAGCGCGGGCCGAGCATCGAGGCTTATCTCATGCAGGAGCGTCTCCGGCACGGCAAAAGGAATGATCTTGACGGTGGCGATCATCTGACCGGCTTCCACCCGCACATGGTTGCGCAGCGTCGCGATGGAAATGCGCGCATCATGTGCGTTGATGGCATCAATACGGTCTGCATCTGCCAAAAACATGCCGTTCTTCCGGGCGTGCAGGTTGACGCGCCCGGTCGTGGCGTTGCCGGTTTCCACATCGGCGGAAGCAATTATGCGCGCGATGGCAAGTGCCGCCTCGTCCTCGCCAATGTCGCCCTGTTCCATACGCGCGGCCAGCACCGAGCCTACGCCGGCCTCCCGCAGCACGGCGAGGTTGAGCGCATCGAGAACCGTGCCTTTACGCAAGGTGAGCGCACCCGCGGTCGTCGCATAGCCGAGGATCGCGCCTTCGGCTTCCTCGAGCCGCATTTCGGCAAATATCATCTCTACCCCCAATTCCCCCCAACTTCCGCGTGAAATTCCAATAGAACATAATCCAACCCGAGTGAAACCCGAAGGATCGGGATTATGCATTGGGAGGCCCCGTTAGAGCGCGTTTTGACCTGATTGGATCAGAAAGGCGCTCT from Brucella intermedia LMG 3301 harbors:
- a CDS encoding hydroxymethylglutaryl-CoA lyase; translated protein: MAEHVEIVEMAARDGLQNEKRFVPTADKIALIDRLSDCGYSRIEATSFVSPKWVPQLADSTEVMAGIRRADSVRYSALVPNMKGYEGAAAANVDEIAVFISASEGFSKANINCSIAESIERLSPVIGAAINDGLAIRGYVSCVVECPYDGPVAPQAVADVTEQLFSLGCHEVSLGDTIGRGTRDKVAAMLDAVLSIAPAHSLAGHYHDTGGRALDNIRVSLEKGLRVFDASVGGLGGCPFAPGARGNVDTVAVVEMLHGSGFETGLDLDKLKQASLFAQSLRQDKAA
- a CDS encoding crotonase/enoyl-CoA hydratase family protein, with product MKDFETLQIAVDQRGVATLTLNRPDQHNALSGLMIDELTTAALQLADNEAVRIVILTGAGASFCAGGDLGWMQEQVKATRTQRIEEARKLALMLKALRDLPKPLIGRINGQAYGGGVGLISVCDAAISISGARFGLTETKLALIPATISPYVVARIGQANALRTFTSARLFDAEEGRRIGLLHDVVEAERLDAAVEAEIKPYFATAPAAVAASKRLVHALGAPIDEAVIDMTLTRLADTWETPEAAEGIAAFFAKRSPSWKKEGGAS
- a CDS encoding branched-chain amino acid ABC transporter substrate-binding protein, with product MNLKLLSSVAFAATLGFASAAYADITIGVVAPLTGPVAAFGDQVKKGAETAVEVINKAGGIKGEKVVLKFADDAGEPKQGVSAANQIVGDGIKFVVGPVTTGVAIPVSDVFAENNVLMVTPTATGPDLTARNLENVFRTCGRDDQQAEVMADYVLKNMKDKKVAVIHDKGAYGKGLADAFKAAINKGGVTEVHYDSVTPGDKDFSALVTKLKSAGAEVVYFGGYHAEGGLLSRQLHDAGLQALVLGGEGLSNTEYWAIGGTNAQGTLFTNAKDATKNPASKDAIEALKAKNIPAEAFTMNAYAAVEVIKAGIERAGSADDSAAVAKALHDGKPIETAIGTLTYGASGDLSSPSFDIFKWDGGKIVGLE
- a CDS encoding tyrosine-protein phosphatase, producing the protein MSFFRRYIDWSFTYVRLAGLGLLIGGSVMGGYLYTLQYKGNIHAIVVGQAYRSNQPDPARIASMQKLYGIKTIINLRGAEPGSKWYDEEIAAAKTLGISHTDFAMSSSKQLNPAQTRQLIALMQNAEKPVLIHCKSGSDRTGLAAALYVAAIAKGSESKAERQLSIAYGHFGFPLSPTYAMEKTFEAIEAELGLYRLLTLPLHKRKTPGRNPGVFCLLGLRILSENRFTVFGMRSLSGNDLIRGRRSCRHPT
- a CDS encoding Dabb family protein — encoded protein: MIRHIVLIKFRPELEAAQIEERLQSVVALKDKIGGILSVTAGENNSPENLEKGFRHGFVVDFADGAARDAYLPHPEHAKVGKSLVEAAEGGIEGILVFDYAI
- a CDS encoding molybdopterin-binding protein, which produces MIFAEMRLEEAEGAILGYATTAGALTLRKGTVLDALNLAVLREAGVGSVLAARMEQGDIGEDEAALAIARIIASADVETGNATTGRVNLHARKNGMFLADADRIDAINAHDARISIATLRNHVRVEAGQMIATVKIIPFAVPETLLHEISLDARPALHVCAFNGARIGLIQSRLPSIRETVLEKTRELMEKRAVRNGGTLVCEKRVAHDQAALASAIADVGRACDIIVIFSASAVADEADIVPQSIRISGGEILRIGMPVDPGNLLVLGQHDGKYIVAAPGSARSARENSLDRVLDRLMAGIALTADDLSRMGVGGLVL